One part of the Streptomyces sp. AM 2-1-1 genome encodes these proteins:
- a CDS encoding aromatic acid exporter family protein, with product MAWDVRRSAAGRWAGREWAAVRRSVHSAFEEAGPERDTLVRSLKAAGAAIVAWALTGWWLHAPMALLAPWTAVALVCGTVYRSLRTGLQQCAVIALGTVWASAAMAITRDQTMAAMLLTVPFMTLIGTYRRFGEQGLFGATTALFVITAGSSSAATVGHRLLETVIGAVVGISVNALVLPPVHLRSVRDRLGRFARGTSELLDTMARGLREEDGLDGAASWHGEATRLALSLQGVAEARSWAMEGARLNPARRLRRTGPPPPPVSEDMRWGRVSSRVLAVTRTLSGVGGDDAELPGPSPRYLADLADVLDGTARVCEQAAAPLFPGSGRAGERDTTAADGAWDSMRSLAGTFHLQKGEAAAVSGELLVETRQLLNELTRSP from the coding sequence TTGGCGTGGGACGTACGGAGGTCGGCGGCGGGGCGGTGGGCGGGCCGGGAGTGGGCGGCGGTGCGCCGGTCCGTGCACAGCGCGTTCGAGGAGGCGGGGCCGGAGCGGGACACACTCGTCCGGTCCCTCAAGGCCGCCGGGGCGGCCATCGTCGCCTGGGCGCTGACGGGGTGGTGGCTGCACGCCCCGATGGCCCTGCTGGCCCCCTGGACGGCGGTCGCCCTGGTCTGCGGCACGGTGTACCGGTCGCTGCGGACGGGTCTGCAGCAGTGCGCGGTCATCGCCCTCGGCACGGTGTGGGCGTCGGCGGCGATGGCGATCACCCGGGACCAGACCATGGCGGCGATGCTGCTCACCGTGCCGTTCATGACCCTGATCGGGACCTACCGCCGGTTCGGCGAGCAGGGCCTCTTCGGGGCCACCACGGCGCTCTTCGTGATCACCGCCGGTTCGTCCAGTGCCGCCACGGTGGGACACCGGCTGCTGGAGACCGTGATCGGAGCGGTGGTGGGCATCTCGGTCAACGCGCTGGTGCTGCCTCCCGTCCATCTGCGCAGCGTCCGCGACCGGCTCGGCCGCTTCGCCCGGGGCACCTCGGAGCTGCTCGACACCATGGCGCGCGGTCTGCGCGAGGAGGACGGACTCGACGGGGCGGCGAGCTGGCACGGCGAGGCCACGCGCCTCGCGCTGTCCCTCCAGGGGGTGGCGGAGGCCCGCTCCTGGGCGATGGAGGGAGCCCGGCTGAATCCCGCCAGGCGACTGCGGCGCACGGGCCCACCGCCTCCGCCCGTCTCGGAGGACATGCGGTGGGGGCGGGTGTCCTCGCGCGTCCTCGCCGTCACGCGGACGCTGAGCGGCGTCGGTGGCGACGACGCGGAGCTCCCGGGTCCGTCCCCGCGCTACCTCGCCGACCTGGCGGACGTGCTGGACGGTACGGCGCGGGTCTGCGAACAGGCGGCCGCGCCGCTCTTCCCGGGCAGCGGCCGCGCCGGCGAGCGCGACACGACGGCGGCCGACGGGGCGTGGGACTCCATGCGCTCCCTGGCCGGCACCTTCCACCTCCAGAAGGGCGAGGCGGCAGCCGTGAGCGGGGAACTCCTGGTGGAGACACGGCAGTTGCTCAACGAACTGACCCGGTCGCCC
- the dapA gene encoding 4-hydroxy-tetrahydrodipicolinate synthase — protein sequence MTTDTIRPFGRALCAMVTPFTASGALDPDAAGAHAAALVREGCDGLVLSGTTGESPTTTDAEKSALVRAVREAVGEGVPVLAGVGSADTRHTVELARDAEKAGADGLLVVTPYYSRPPREAVEAHFLRVAESTGLPLMLYDIPGRTGTRIGTGSLLRLAEHPRVVAVKDCAYDMLGTTEVLSRTGLAYYSGCEELNLPLYAIGGAGYVSTVANVAPRPMRAPLDAFDAGRTGEAARLNARTARLTALMMASGLPGTVTAKALLDLGPVREPLLAADRGTVDELRKALAGLRLPHG from the coding sequence ATGACGACCGACACGATCCGGCCCTTCGGCCGTGCGCTCTGCGCGATGGTCACCCCGTTCACGGCTTCCGGCGCCCTCGATCCGGACGCGGCCGGCGCCCACGCCGCCGCCCTGGTCCGCGAGGGGTGCGACGGTCTCGTCCTCAGCGGTACCACCGGGGAGTCACCCACCACGACGGACGCCGAGAAGTCGGCGCTGGTGCGGGCCGTGCGGGAGGCGGTGGGCGAGGGGGTGCCGGTCCTGGCGGGCGTGGGCAGCGCCGACACCCGCCACACCGTGGAGCTGGCCCGCGACGCCGAGAAGGCGGGCGCGGACGGACTGCTCGTCGTGACCCCCTACTACAGCAGGCCCCCGCGGGAGGCCGTGGAGGCGCACTTCCTGCGCGTCGCCGAGTCGACCGGGCTGCCGCTGATGCTGTACGACATCCCCGGTCGCACCGGCACCAGGATCGGGACCGGGAGTCTGCTCCGGCTCGCGGAGCATCCCCGCGTGGTGGCGGTGAAGGACTGCGCGTACGACATGCTCGGCACCACCGAGGTGCTCTCGCGCACGGGGCTGGCGTACTACTCCGGCTGCGAGGAGCTCAACCTGCCCCTGTACGCGATCGGGGGCGCCGGGTACGTGAGCACGGTCGCCAACGTGGCGCCCCGTCCGATGCGGGCGCCGCTCGACGCCTTCGACGCGGGGCGCACCGGTGAGGCCGCCCGGCTGAACGCCCGTACCGCGCGGCTGACCGCGCTGATGATGGCGTCCGGGCTGCCGGGCACCGTCACGGCCAAGGCGCTGCTCGACCTGGGCCCGGTGCGGGAACCGCTGCTCGCCGCGGACCGCGGCACCGTCGACGAGCTGCGGAAGGCCCTCGCCGGGCTCCGGCTCCCGCACGGCTGA
- a CDS encoding DUF4232 domain-containing protein — translation MLGAGTWVLAGACALTGCAGAFVPAGEGEPGRPPAATRAPETGQPSGGPVAAETPGPSAVPYGATPSSATPPSATPAPAGDCPASGGRVEMGPVETALFARAVVLTLVNCGTAPYPVDGYPSVRVLDEDGDRLPVPVNPGRSMFGDDLGPEAVTLEPGGTLKAVLAWVSTAEGGELIESDALELAAAPDAGARTFPLVGHDLRLMDELNMTAWRRTVPG, via the coding sequence CTGCTCGGGGCGGGGACCTGGGTCCTGGCGGGGGCGTGCGCCCTGACCGGGTGCGCGGGGGCTTTCGTACCTGCGGGGGAGGGCGAGCCGGGACGGCCGCCGGCCGCCACCCGCGCGCCGGAGACGGGGCAGCCGTCGGGTGGGCCCGTCGCGGCTGAGACCCCCGGCCCCTCCGCCGTCCCGTACGGCGCCACACCGTCCTCCGCCACGCCGCCCTCCGCCACGCCGGCCCCGGCCGGCGACTGCCCCGCCTCCGGCGGCCGGGTGGAGATGGGGCCGGTGGAGACCGCCCTGTTCGCCCGGGCCGTCGTGCTGACCCTCGTCAACTGCGGTACCGCGCCCTACCCGGTCGACGGATACCCCTCGGTCCGGGTGCTGGACGAGGACGGCGACCGGCTGCCGGTACCGGTCAACCCGGGCCGTTCGATGTTCGGAGACGACCTCGGACCCGAGGCGGTGACGCTGGAGCCCGGCGGGACCCTGAAGGCCGTCCTCGCCTGGGTGTCGACCGCGGAGGGCGGCGAGCTGATCGAGAGCGACGCACTGGAACTCGCCGCCGCCCCGGACGCCGGAGCGCGCACCTTCCCACTGGTGGGACACGACCTCCGGCTGATGGACGAGCTGAACATGACCGCCTGGCGCCGGACCGTACCGGGCTGA
- a CDS encoding alkaline phosphatase PhoX yields MSFTRREFTRQSALTGAGIALTGVVGTLATAPGALAAEHDGQRHGGHDDHDGRGDHGHHHSKAPGYGPLIADPKGILALPAGFSYRIITHSGVTKLESGETTPSNHDGTAAFAGPRGVTLLVNNHELSGTRAGWAHPVPLTEGLVYDPVAAGGCTVVETRTGGHTAEWVGIAGTSTNCAGGATPWGTWLTCEETEDRAGKNGLLKDHGYVFEVDPYDKRANRDPRPIKAFGRYAHEAVVIDPQRGHAYLTEDASTPNGLLYRWVPPQGFKHGRGKLRTLADDAGVLQATKCFDKNGVFVDDLSRATRIGTVYGVDWVDVPDRDARTVSVRKQFTDTEVTRARKLEGMWWSDGGVYIVSSFARSESPVQHDGQVWFYDTKRRTLTLKVLLGVNADPSKDGAFDGPDNITVSPYGGLVIAEDGEGVQHLFGATDSGVTYPIARNELNDGTPEAPVYSEFTGVTFSPDGKTLFANIQTPGIMLAITGPWKRQPNKH; encoded by the coding sequence ATGTCGTTCACCCGCAGGGAATTCACCCGACAGTCCGCCCTCACCGGCGCCGGAATCGCCCTCACCGGCGTGGTCGGGACCCTCGCCACCGCCCCCGGCGCTCTCGCCGCCGAGCACGACGGGCAGCGTCACGGCGGACACGACGACCACGACGGCCGTGGTGACCACGGCCACCACCACTCCAAGGCCCCCGGCTACGGCCCGCTGATCGCCGACCCGAAGGGCATCCTGGCGCTGCCCGCCGGATTCTCGTACCGGATCATCACGCACAGCGGTGTCACCAAGCTGGAGTCCGGGGAGACCACCCCCTCCAACCACGACGGCACCGCCGCCTTCGCGGGCCCGCGCGGCGTCACCCTCCTCGTCAACAACCACGAGCTGAGCGGTACCCGTGCCGGCTGGGCGCACCCCGTCCCGCTCACCGAGGGCCTCGTCTACGACCCGGTCGCCGCCGGTGGCTGCACCGTCGTCGAGACCCGCACCGGCGGCCACACCGCCGAGTGGGTCGGCATCGCCGGCACCTCCACCAACTGCGCGGGCGGCGCGACCCCGTGGGGGACCTGGCTGACCTGCGAGGAGACCGAGGACCGGGCGGGCAAGAACGGCCTCCTCAAGGACCACGGCTACGTCTTCGAGGTCGACCCGTACGACAAGCGCGCCAACCGCGACCCGCGCCCGATCAAGGCATTCGGCCGGTACGCCCACGAGGCGGTCGTCATCGACCCGCAGCGCGGCCACGCCTACCTCACCGAGGACGCCTCCACCCCCAACGGGCTGCTCTACCGCTGGGTGCCGCCGCAGGGCTTCAAGCACGGCCGCGGCAAGCTGCGCACCCTCGCCGACGACGCCGGTGTCCTCCAGGCCACCAAGTGCTTCGACAAGAACGGCGTCTTCGTCGACGACCTCTCCCGCGCCACCAGGATCGGCACCGTGTACGGCGTCGACTGGGTCGACGTGCCGGACCGTGACGCCAGGACCGTCTCCGTGCGCAAGCAGTTCACCGACACCGAGGTCACCCGCGCCCGCAAGCTCGAAGGCATGTGGTGGAGCGACGGCGGCGTCTACATCGTCTCCTCGTTCGCCCGCTCGGAGAGCCCCGTCCAGCACGACGGCCAGGTCTGGTTCTACGACACCAAGCGCCGCACGCTGACGCTGAAGGTGCTCCTCGGCGTCAACGCCGACCCCTCGAAGGACGGCGCCTTCGACGGCCCGGACAACATCACCGTCTCGCCCTACGGCGGCCTCGTCATCGCCGAGGACGGCGAGGGGGTCCAGCACCTCTTCGGGGCGACCGACAGCGGGGTCACCTACCCCATCGCCCGCAACGAGCTGAACGACGGCACCCCCGAGGCGCCGGTGTACAGCGAGTTCACCGGGGTCACCTTCTCGCCCGACGGCAAGACCCTCTTCGCCAACATCCAGACCCCCGGCATCATGCTCGCCATCACGGGCCCCTGGAAGCGTCAGCCGAACAAGCACTGA
- a CDS encoding AAA family ATPase encodes MNARRPDSTASAAPLLRLHLLGGFRVTRDGGPALADRWPRPGARALVKLLAVVPGHRLHREEAVAVCWPDADQKAAAGSLRVALHAARRALEPELAPRSTSSYLVSDGALLHLDPATVWIDADEAESSARTALGDGGVNELSAALRRFTGELLPEDRYARWADDRRGRLTLLREQLLLRLARQHLERGAAADAAAAAEQVLAGSPAEELAHRVLIEAWLRQGLRRRAVHQYHVCREALDTELGVRPAPETERLHRAALAAAPAPVPATPLLPAPLRAAAAPPLRGRDAVLGRLLAAQGPPVVLLTGEAGVGKTRLVGEVARRATSAGTAVLWGGGQDAGAHTPYGVFAEALDGWLAEHSPAERARVGAEYPELAAFLPSLGQVGPTGERSPEEERDRLFRASTALLGDLAAVRPVLVVLDDLHSADSGSYQLLGHLARRAVQRGTALRFLATYREEELLDGDARRSSVASLTRQRLAVREELGRLDKEACLAVVRDAGGGAQQDGGAHRVWELSLGNPLFALELARDLPRGNSGDFAPEGVRDLVAERLERLDTDARRVVEALSVAGGDTALSELLDVAGHGLNPPVSGAAAADALERAIAASLVEERQVVVAGRPEAGVAFRHPLVRLTCYEQLAVVRRRQLHAAFAQAVQRRRPDAVDTLASHFARADDPRAAEYLRRAAERAAALYANDAADRYYRDLVARLDVDAARARVAHARVLRRMGHFEQAADAVRLALAEFERRGDHDDAVLAAALLAETLAKTSGPDTALRTLRDHPVAADTAPEPAAGHFLALALVRCVQGRYTAGAQAALDALSAARNVTGIRGQGLAARAFGLRAANLGLAGHLDRARAAGDRALAPAEAYGDPTLLGTVLSTLRENARRAGRLREAVEIGSRALGLAKQSGDPTAAAFERGNLAELRLLLEEPEQARALAEQAVAGAEAYEAWCLPYALATMARVRAFLGHPAEATALLDRAGAAAAAGGDRQAAYEVRTARAEFALRARRPDDALRALSGHTGDAPVLVAWAELLSGRPESALRLARAEVARSERTGERLAEVEARIALGVSLSRLALEREGARELARAETLAGTLPYPAGARRAERARALLREAGRG; translated from the coding sequence ATGAACGCGCGACGACCGGACAGCACCGCTTCCGCGGCGCCGTTGCTGCGCCTGCACCTGCTCGGCGGGTTCAGGGTCACCCGCGACGGCGGTCCCGCGCTCGCCGACCGGTGGCCGCGCCCCGGCGCCCGCGCGCTGGTGAAGCTGCTCGCCGTCGTCCCCGGCCACCGTCTCCACCGCGAGGAGGCCGTGGCCGTCTGCTGGCCCGACGCCGATCAGAAGGCCGCCGCCGGCAGCCTGCGCGTCGCCCTGCACGCCGCCCGCCGCGCCCTGGAACCCGAACTCGCCCCGCGCTCCACCTCCTCCTACCTGGTCTCCGACGGGGCGCTCCTCCATCTCGATCCGGCCACCGTGTGGATCGACGCCGACGAGGCGGAGTCCTCGGCCCGCACCGCCCTCGGCGACGGCGGGGTGAACGAACTGTCCGCCGCGCTCCGCAGGTTCACCGGCGAACTGCTTCCGGAGGACAGGTACGCGCGCTGGGCCGACGACCGGCGCGGACGACTCACCCTGCTGCGCGAACAACTGCTGCTCCGGCTCGCCCGGCAACACCTGGAACGGGGCGCGGCGGCCGACGCGGCGGCCGCCGCCGAGCAGGTGCTCGCCGGCAGCCCTGCCGAGGAACTGGCCCACCGCGTCCTCATCGAGGCGTGGCTGCGCCAAGGGCTCCGGCGTCGGGCCGTGCACCAGTACCACGTGTGCCGCGAGGCGCTCGACACCGAACTCGGAGTGCGTCCAGCGCCGGAGACGGAGCGTCTGCACCGGGCCGCGCTGGCCGCCGCACCCGCGCCCGTACCCGCCACCCCCCTCCTGCCGGCCCCGCTGCGGGCCGCGGCCGCGCCCCCGTTGCGGGGCCGGGACGCGGTGCTCGGCCGCCTCCTCGCGGCTCAGGGACCACCGGTCGTCCTGCTCACCGGCGAGGCGGGGGTGGGGAAGACCCGCCTGGTCGGCGAGGTGGCGCGGCGGGCCACCTCAGCGGGTACGGCCGTGCTCTGGGGCGGCGGCCAGGACGCCGGAGCGCACACGCCGTACGGGGTGTTCGCGGAGGCGCTCGACGGCTGGCTCGCCGAGCACAGCCCGGCGGAGCGGGCCCGGGTCGGCGCCGAGTACCCGGAACTGGCCGCGTTCCTGCCGTCCCTGGGGCAGGTGGGGCCGACGGGGGAACGCAGTCCCGAGGAGGAGCGGGACCGATTGTTCCGGGCGAGCACGGCTCTCCTCGGCGATCTGGCGGCGGTCCGCCCGGTGCTGGTGGTGCTGGACGATCTGCACAGCGCCGACTCCGGTTCCTACCAACTCCTCGGCCATCTGGCCCGGCGGGCCGTACAGCGGGGTACGGCGCTGCGCTTCCTGGCGACCTATCGCGAGGAGGAGCTTCTCGACGGCGACGCGCGCCGCTCGTCCGTCGCCTCACTGACACGCCAGCGTCTGGCCGTGCGGGAGGAGTTGGGGCGCTTGGACAAGGAAGCGTGCCTGGCGGTGGTACGGGACGCCGGTGGCGGGGCGCAGCAGGACGGTGGAGCGCACCGGGTGTGGGAACTCTCCCTCGGCAATCCGCTCTTCGCCCTCGAACTCGCCCGCGACCTGCCTCGTGGCAACAGCGGTGACTTCGCCCCCGAGGGGGTGCGGGACCTGGTGGCCGAGCGGCTCGAACGGCTCGACACGGACGCGCGCCGCGTGGTCGAGGCGCTCTCGGTGGCCGGCGGTGACACCGCCCTCTCCGAACTGCTCGACGTCGCCGGGCACGGACTGAATCCGCCGGTCTCCGGCGCTGCGGCGGCGGACGCCCTGGAGCGCGCCATCGCCGCCTCGCTCGTCGAGGAACGCCAGGTGGTGGTGGCCGGACGCCCCGAGGCAGGGGTCGCCTTCCGCCATCCGCTCGTCCGGCTGACCTGTTACGAGCAGTTGGCCGTGGTCCGGCGCAGGCAGTTGCACGCCGCGTTCGCGCAGGCGGTCCAGCGGCGGCGGCCCGACGCCGTCGACACCCTCGCCTCCCACTTCGCGCGCGCCGACGACCCGCGCGCCGCCGAGTACCTGCGCCGGGCAGCCGAGCGGGCCGCCGCGCTGTACGCCAACGACGCCGCCGACCGCTACTACCGCGACCTGGTGGCCCGCCTGGACGTCGACGCGGCCCGCGCCCGGGTCGCGCACGCCCGCGTCCTGCGCAGGATGGGTCACTTCGAACAGGCCGCCGACGCGGTACGGCTCGCCCTGGCCGAGTTCGAGCGGCGCGGCGATCACGACGACGCGGTCCTCGCGGCGGCGCTGCTCGCCGAGACGCTGGCGAAGACGAGCGGCCCGGACACCGCCCTGCGTACCCTGCGGGACCATCCGGTGGCGGCGGACACCGCGCCGGAGCCGGCAGCCGGCCACTTCCTCGCCCTGGCCCTCGTCCGCTGCGTCCAGGGCCGGTACACGGCGGGAGCCCAGGCCGCCCTCGACGCTCTGTCGGCCGCCCGGAACGTGACCGGGATCCGCGGACAGGGCCTGGCGGCCCGCGCGTTCGGCCTGCGGGCCGCCAACCTCGGGCTCGCCGGCCACCTCGACCGGGCGCGCGCGGCGGGCGACCGGGCCCTGGCACCGGCCGAGGCCTACGGGGACCCCACGCTGCTCGGTACGGTCCTGTCGACGCTGCGGGAGAACGCACGGCGGGCCGGCCGGCTGCGCGAGGCCGTCGAGATCGGCTCCCGCGCCCTCGGGCTGGCCAAGCAGTCCGGCGATCCCACGGCCGCCGCGTTCGAACGGGGGAACCTCGCCGAACTGCGTCTGCTCCTCGAAGAACCCGAACAGGCCCGCGCCCTCGCCGAACAGGCCGTGGCGGGCGCGGAGGCGTACGAAGCCTGGTGTCTTCCGTACGCGCTGGCCACGATGGCCCGGGTACGGGCGTTCCTCGGCCACCCGGCGGAGGCGACGGCGCTGCTGGACCGCGCGGGGGCGGCCGCCGCCGCGGGCGGCGACCGCCAGGCCGCGTACGAGGTACGCACCGCCCGCGCCGAGTTCGCCCTGCGCGCCCGCCGCCCCGACGACGCGTTGCGCGCCCTCTCCGGCCACACCGGCGACGCCCCGGTCCTGGTGGCCTGGGCCGAACTCCTGTCGGGCCGCCCCGAGAGCGCGCTGCGCCTCGCCCGCGCCGAGGTGGCACGGTCCGAGCGCACCGGAGAGCGCCTCGCCGAGGTGGAGGCCCGGATCGCCCTCGGCGTCTCCCTCTCCCGCCTCGCCCTGGAGAGGGAGGGTGCCAGGGAGCTCGCCCGCGCCGAAACCCTCGCCGGGACCCTGCCGTACCCGGCGGGTGCACGCCGGGCGGAGCGGGCGCGGGCGTTGCTGCGCGAGGCGGGACGCGGGTGA
- a CDS encoding FG-GAP-like repeat-containing protein — MRTLHSRRGVQLASALVAAGLCLSIAPQALAADDGDGVLKLTAAQAQQLTADVALDPYGDAAGNQVSPQAEDAPASGAGTDATPSGSGSSLDGASTDAATDSVAPVTFTGTSSLEGVRGMGATVPVGENGDYFTVHSRGNVQLHAADGESVWERTNTSYYADWQVKPLRPWQPEPFPVRIMMGYNAVSPFTPSSDSGYSTGDLTGDGVDDIVFSASVGIASYRPFTSPGSSLPNGTFVTILDGKTGRTVWSKLYDYATMVKIVDGTLLVADAPRMNMNAPASDTAKLYGIRFSPADGKLTPSSTWTYDTGEAGDAAWGDIQDLGKGKVAVSWDRAMSSTVEGRGHTLALNVADGSVTWRTDSLLYSRQLRVDAGRKRLVAVEQSDVNDAVTYEVAAYDLKTGNRTTLDSRVNVLPTALTVGDLTAKAGDEYAVAESSLDNYLQVNANTVRVVSGDAPGKPLWSQTTKRDAGNNQDGPSVWRLQVADGKLVVAGDDDRMIAGSQNAGGGRFASTTVYSGKGALVWQNKGLAGAPMYQDVFTDATGTHVRVVDQSQNIRTFKLGNGNQQSITPLRADISYAQTADVDKDGTSDVVMAGSSNGVWAYSGPSLVSGKPEKLWRATVPGAVHDMQKGDVDGDGKDEIVVAADSAVVVLNARTGKTLATIDSGGRFVHSVKLADLDGDGEQDIVVPTNTLNAYYGDGHRIWSYTAPKDLGDVVFSDASVQDGKVYTSYSKAGSLGLADPGANAVALNAKTGRTKWSIAPEVPAVSTDGVIHAALTYKGTFASPEIPYADGHAVVYTWDIQSQAGVGSTDSSSPHTYMEIRDGRTGKVVHATTMGGLWTHGGFFTDNGSLYQAGTSSFRRFSGEGTEDALASVIGQTYNGAFATGPGGRKLLIAGSEGSIAAYAGDAYFFESGQSFQSSLGDADLIGARNFLAADLDGDGTDEVLSLQGDDYGSDRLAEDLGGRYLVDDNGIHQVATYKLS, encoded by the coding sequence ATGAGAACCCTCCACTCGCGGCGGGGCGTCCAGCTCGCCTCCGCCCTGGTCGCCGCCGGGCTCTGCCTGAGCATCGCCCCGCAGGCCCTGGCCGCCGACGACGGCGACGGCGTCCTGAAGCTGACGGCCGCCCAGGCGCAGCAGCTGACCGCCGATGTCGCCCTCGACCCGTACGGTGACGCGGCCGGGAACCAGGTCAGCCCCCAGGCCGAGGACGCGCCCGCGTCCGGCGCCGGCACGGACGCGACGCCCTCCGGCTCCGGTTCCTCGCTGGACGGCGCGTCCACCGACGCCGCCACCGACTCCGTCGCCCCGGTCACCTTCACCGGCACCTCCTCCCTGGAGGGCGTACGGGGCATGGGCGCGACCGTGCCCGTCGGCGAGAACGGCGACTACTTCACCGTCCACAGCCGGGGCAACGTGCAGCTGCACGCCGCCGACGGCGAGTCCGTGTGGGAGCGCACCAACACCTCGTACTACGCGGACTGGCAGGTCAAGCCGCTGCGACCGTGGCAGCCCGAGCCGTTCCCGGTGCGGATCATGATGGGGTACAACGCGGTCTCGCCGTTCACTCCGTCGTCCGACTCCGGTTACTCCACGGGTGACCTGACGGGTGACGGCGTCGACGACATCGTCTTCTCGGCAAGCGTCGGCATCGCGTCCTACCGGCCGTTCACCTCGCCGGGCTCGTCGCTGCCCAACGGCACTTTCGTGACCATCCTCGACGGAAAGACCGGCAGGACGGTGTGGTCGAAGCTGTACGACTACGCGACCATGGTCAAGATCGTCGACGGTACGCTGCTCGTCGCCGACGCGCCCCGGATGAACATGAACGCGCCGGCGTCCGACACGGCGAAGCTGTACGGCATCCGCTTCTCCCCGGCGGACGGCAAGCTGACCCCGTCGTCCACGTGGACGTACGACACCGGTGAGGCGGGCGACGCCGCCTGGGGCGACATCCAGGACCTCGGCAAGGGCAAGGTCGCCGTCTCCTGGGACCGCGCGATGTCCAGCACGGTGGAGGGCCGGGGTCACACCCTCGCCCTGAACGTGGCGGACGGCTCGGTCACCTGGCGGACCGACAGCCTGCTCTACAGCCGTCAGCTGCGCGTCGACGCCGGCCGCAAGCGGCTCGTCGCCGTCGAGCAGTCCGACGTCAACGACGCGGTGACGTACGAGGTCGCCGCGTACGACCTGAAGACCGGCAACCGTACGACGCTGGACAGCCGGGTCAACGTGCTGCCCACCGCCCTGACGGTCGGTGACCTCACCGCCAAGGCGGGCGACGAGTACGCGGTCGCCGAGTCCTCCCTGGACAACTACCTCCAGGTGAACGCCAACACGGTACGTGTGGTGAGCGGGGACGCCCCCGGCAAGCCGCTCTGGTCGCAGACGACCAAGCGCGACGCCGGGAACAACCAGGACGGGCCGAGCGTCTGGCGTCTCCAGGTCGCCGACGGCAAGCTCGTCGTCGCGGGTGACGACGACCGCATGATCGCCGGGTCGCAGAACGCCGGTGGCGGACGCTTCGCCTCGACGACCGTGTACTCGGGCAAGGGTGCCCTCGTCTGGCAGAACAAGGGTCTCGCCGGCGCGCCGATGTACCAGGACGTCTTCACCGACGCCACGGGCACCCACGTCCGTGTCGTCGACCAGAGCCAGAACATCCGTACGTTCAAGCTCGGCAACGGCAACCAGCAGAGCATCACGCCGCTCCGGGCGGACATCTCCTACGCACAGACCGCCGACGTGGACAAGGACGGCACGTCCGACGTGGTGATGGCCGGTTCGTCGAACGGCGTGTGGGCCTACTCCGGTCCGTCGCTCGTCTCCGGCAAGCCCGAGAAGCTGTGGCGTGCCACGGTTCCCGGTGCGGTGCACGACATGCAGAAGGGTGACGTCGACGGGGACGGCAAGGACGAGATCGTCGTCGCCGCCGACTCCGCCGTGGTCGTCCTCAACGCCAGGACCGGCAAGACGCTGGCCACGATCGACAGCGGCGGCCGGTTCGTCCACTCGGTGAAGCTCGCCGACCTCGACGGTGACGGCGAGCAGGACATCGTCGTCCCGACGAACACCCTGAACGCCTACTACGGCGACGGGCACAGGATCTGGTCCTACACAGCGCCCAAGGACCTGGGCGACGTGGTCTTCTCCGATGCGTCGGTCCAGGACGGCAAGGTCTACACCTCGTACTCCAAGGCCGGCTCGCTCGGCCTGGCCGACCCGGGGGCGAACGCGGTCGCGCTCAACGCCAAGACCGGCAGGACCAAGTGGAGCATCGCTCCGGAGGTACCGGCCGTGTCGACCGACGGGGTCATCCACGCCGCGCTGACGTACAAGGGCACCTTCGCCTCCCCGGAGATCCCGTACGCGGACGGCCACGCGGTCGTCTACACCTGGGACATCCAGTCGCAGGCCGGCGTCGGCTCCACCGATTCCAGCTCCCCGCACACCTACATGGAGATCCGCGACGGCCGTACCGGCAAGGTCGTGCACGCCACGACCATGGGCGGCCTGTGGACGCACGGCGGCTTCTTCACCGACAACGGCAGCCTCTACCAGGCGGGCACCTCGTCCTTCCGGAGGTTCTCCGGCGAGGGCACCGAGGACGCTCTGGCCTCGGTGATCGGGCAGACCTACAACGGCGCGTTCGCCACCGGACCCGGTGGCCGGAAGCTGCTGATCGCCGGCAGTGAGGGCTCCATCGCCGCCTACGCCGGGGACGCGTACTTCTTCGAGAGCGGCCAGTCCTTCCAGTCGTCCCTCGGCGACGCGGACCTGATCGGCGCCCGGAACTTCCTCGCGGCCGACCTCGACGGCGACGGCACCGACGAGGTGCTCTCGCTCCAGGGTGACGACTACGGCTCGGACCGGCTCGCCGAGGACCTCGGCGGTCGCTACCTGGTCGACGACAACGGCATCCACCAGGTCGCCACGTACAAGCTCTCCTGA